AGCTCCTCCAGTTGCTCGAGGAGAGCTCCATCCAGGGAAATCTCCTCTTCGGTCGAATGGACTTCACTCGCCTGGCGCAGAAAATCCCCGAGGGCCGCACGAAACTCCGCGAGTCGCGCATCGTCGGTCGCGGCCAAGCTTTTCGTCTCCTCGGGGTCAGTCGCGAGGTCATAGAGCTCCTCGCCGTCGTCGCTCCAAATGTACTTGAATCGATCGTCTCGCAATGCCACCTGCCTGACCACGGCGCCGTCCACTCCTTCGACGGCGAGCTCGGCCAGGACTCTCCTTGGGCTCGGCGGACTCGCGAGATCGCGCGCCCAGGGCGTCGTTTCGGACAGACCAGCGACGGCGAGCAACGTCGGAAAGATGTCGACTTGACTGACGACGCTCTCGACTCGTGCCCCGGTGGAGGCGCCGGGCCATTTCACGATCAGGGGCACGTGGAGGACTTCGTCGTAGAGGCCCGGTCCCGATTGCCAGGGGCGAGCGTGCTCCCAGGCTCCGTGCTCGTGGAAGCCCTCGCCGTGGTCGGCGGTGACGACGATCAGGGTCCGATCGTAGGCGCCCGACGACCGGAGGGCGTCGACGAGGCGTCCGAGCTCCCGGTCGACGTAGGCGATCTCTCCGTCGTAGAGTGCGATGATCTGCTCTATCTCGCGCGGGCTCGAAGGCGGAGCCCGTTTTTCCACCTGCTCGACGAGGGCGGTGATGTCGGGCGGCCTCTCACCGAACCGCGCCCGGAACTCGCGCGGCGGCGTGTAGGGCATATGCACGTCGAAGAGGTGCAGGAACAGAAAATGACTCTGGCCTTCGGCGTCGCGGAGAGAGCGGAGCGCTTCGTCGACGAGCTGTGCGGCGCGACCCGAAACGAGACGGTACCTGTGGAACCCGCGCTCGAAGCCGTAGACCTGTGAGAGAAAGGGCGCGGAAACGATTGCCTCGACGCGATAGCCGGCTCGTGCCAGGAGCTCGGGGGCATAATCGACCTGGCGAGAGACGGGCCTCTTGATCGTCGCGCCGTGGAACGAAGGGGGAAGACCGGTGAGCATGGAGGCATGGGTCGGCAGCGTGTACGAGGACGTCGCCATTGCCTGGCCGAAGACGACCGCATGCTTCGCCAGGGCGTCGAGGTTCGGCGTCGTTTCGCGTTCGTAACCATAGACGCCGAGGTGATCGGCACGTAGGCAGTCGATCGAGATCAGGAGAATGTTCGGCCTTTCGGGCACGTGCCCCCGCGCCACGAGGGATGGATATCCCCAGAGGGGCAGCGAGCCCTGGCGAGCGGAAGATTCCGCTTGGAACTCGAGGCGGACCCTTTGACCGGCGTAAGCCGACAGCTCGACGTCGTGCGGGTGCCAGCGGTTGGCACGGGAGCGCCGAACGACTTCTTCAAAGACGACCGCTCGGTTCACGACCAATCGAAACGTGACCGGTGCCGGGAGGACCGGAGCCCCCAACGTCGATGCGGCGATGGCGAGCCGCATCGCGGGGTTGTCGGGCACGACGACCTCGAAAGAAGCCCCCCTTCCGGGCGGCGTCATGAGCGCCTGCCTCGTCTCCCCCAGAAGCGTGAACGACCCTATCGACGACGGCTCGGCATCATCGACGAAGGCGATTACGCTCGGGGACTGGCCGTTCCGGCAACCTGCGGCCAAGAAAACGCACCCGATGGCGAGGGCACGGGGGAACATCGGAGCACTATACAACTGGAGGAGCGGCCGATCACGGCGAGCTGTCTCGCTCTTCGTCTATCGGCTTCCGAGACGAAAGCTCTGGCGGACCCGCA
Above is a genomic segment from Vicinamibacteria bacterium containing:
- a CDS encoding sulfatase: MFPRALAIGCVFLAAGCRNGQSPSVIAFVDDAEPSSIGSFTLLGETRQALMTPPGRGASFEVVVPDNPAMRLAIAASTLGAPVLPAPVTFRLVVNRAVVFEEVVRRSRANRWHPHDVELSAYAGQRVRLEFQAESSARQGSLPLWGYPSLVARGHVPERPNILLISIDCLRADHLGVYGYERETTPNLDALAKHAVVFGQAMATSSYTLPTHASMLTGLPPSFHGATIKRPVSRQVDYAPELLARAGYRVEAIVSAPFLSQVYGFERGFHRYRLVSGRAAQLVDEALRSLRDAEGQSHFLFLHLFDVHMPYTPPREFRARFGERPPDITALVEQVEKRAPPSSPREIEQIIALYDGEIAYVDRELGRLVDALRSSGAYDRTLIVVTADHGEGFHEHGAWEHARPWQSGPGLYDEVLHVPLIVKWPGASTGARVESVVSQVDIFPTLLAVAGLSETTPWARDLASPPSPRRVLAELAVEGVDGAVVRQVALRDDRFKYIWSDDGEELYDLATDPEETKSLAATDDARLAEFRAALGDFLRQASEVHSTEEEISLDGALLEQLEELGYVQPAVPPDEDRGAER